Genomic segment of Schistocerca piceifrons isolate TAMUIC-IGC-003096 chromosome 1, iqSchPice1.1, whole genome shotgun sequence:
ccaggaaggggaaactttattgacacattcctgggatcagatacatcacatgatcacactgacagaaccacaggcacatagacacaggcaacagagcatgcacaatgtcggcactagtacagtgtatatacacctttcgcagcaatgcaggctgctattctcccatggaaacgatcgtagagaggctggatgtagtcctgtggaatggcttgccatgccatttccacctggcgcctcagttggaccagcgttcgtgctggacgtgcagaccgcgtgagacgacacttcatccagtcccaaacatgctcaatgggggacagatccggagatcttgctggccagggtagttgacttacaccttctagagcacgttgggtggcacgggatacatgcggacgtgcattgtcctgttggaacagcaagttcccttgccggtctaggaatggtagaacgatgggttcgatgacggtttggatgtaccgtgcactattcagtgtcccctcgacgatcaccagtggtgtacggccagtgtaggagatcgctccccacaccatgatgccgggtgttggccctgtgtgcctcggtcgtatgcagtcctgattgtggcgctcacctgcacggcgccaaacacgcatacgaccatcattggcaccgaggcagaagcgactctcatcgctgaagacgacacgtctccattcgtccctccattcacgcctgtcgcgacaccacttgaggcgggctgcacgatgttgcggcgtgagcggaagacggcctaacggtgtgcgggactgtagcccagcttcatggagacggttgcgaatggtcctcgccgataccccaggagcaacagtgtccctaatttgctgggaagtggcggtgcggtcccctacgacactgcgtaggatcctacggtcttggcgtgcatccgtgcgtcgctggggtccggtcccaggtcgacgggcacgtgcaccttccgccgaccactggcgacaacatcgatgtactgtggagacctcacgccccacgtgttgagcaattcggcggtacgtccacccggcctcccacatgcccacgatacgccctcgctcaaagtccgtcaactgcacatacggttcacgtccacgctgtcgcggcatgctaccagtgttaaagactgcgatggagctccgtatgccacggcaaactggctgacactgacggcggtggtgcacaaatgctgcgcagttagcgccattcgacggccaacaccgcggttcctggtgtgtccgtggtgccgtgcgtgtgatcattgcttgtacagccctctcacagtgtccggagcaagtatggtgggtctgacacatcggtgtcaatgtgttcttttttccatttccaggagtgtatttcatacaaACTGGCAGTGATTTTCCTGCGGCCTTGTTTTATGTGCCATGATACAACATAGAACATTTGTGTGCAATGCATCAAACTGTGTTCAAACCCAAACATCAACATAACTGTGTAGTGTACTAACTGCCCAGTGCATCCATGGTGTTCTGCGTTCCATCAGTGCACAAGAGATGGCCCATTTCGACACGGAATATATAATCCACATGTTTGGTGCTATGTTATGTTGCAGCCAACAGTCTCCATGGGACTTAAATTCAGATACGAAGTGTCATTACAGTGCTGGACAGACACACACTATCCAACTAGACAGCGTGCTCTCATCGATGCTGCTGTTTTGACTGCGCCACTTTTGGACAGTAAACATTTTCAGGAGTGTGCCTTCCAAACAGTTGAATAGTGCTCAGACACTATTTTCCACCCTACTATTATGTACAATTGACAATGTGTAACTGACACCGACAACAATGGCAGCCACCTTGCCTTGCCACAACCTCCAGTTGCCTCACAATGGCAGGAACCCAAACTTGCATGAATTCAACTGGGTATCACCGAGCATGACGCCCTCATCGCCACGCCATTGCAGAAGAAGCCAGCATATGGGAGGGAATGTCTgatatggaaaggatggcaactgtcaaattgtaagtactgttgcttgttagtagccttaatgtgaacagaagtgtgtagctgaacATCGGTTACAGGACTGAACAAAATGTTCCAGCAACATACCACAGTTCCACAGACATCTACTGGGCAACTTGTTACACACAAGAAGCCATCTGCACAACATCTGTTTCCTCCTGAATGACTGCAACAGCACCATGTTTCACTGATGACGGCCGTCTAGCCATTCATGCTCTGCACTACCGGTGGTGGACTCTGGTATGTAGTGGCAGTGAATGATAGATGACATATAAGACACTTTATTTTAGAAACTCAATACTCAACATAACACACTCGAGTCACAGAGCAAACTAAATTGCTCCTGTCAACCGTACGAGACAATATCAGGAGTCATTTTCTCTGGTCAGCGATGCTAATGTTCCCACATGTTTAATCTTAAGAACTCCTTACTCCTTTCCCCATGTTCACCTACATTGtgtgatcttcttcttctttcgtttcaccctctttggggtacgctggatcaatcatttctttgtgcgttgttcttttcttagggcccagtatttcttcattctttctgatcttcttctcctctcttcttccgaaatgaaggatttggacttttgtgtggatttgtcttggaaccttatgttttcatctttagtaattaatttagcagttcgatcaataagtgaattttctgaaatatttaattccactaggtctttctcagtttctttaaaccagttgggcttcgtttttcggttacggaagaagtcaaagatttgtttagttaatctgttggaattcattctgagaagatgaccataaaaatttattctcctttttcgcatagaatctgaaagtttttcaattttcttgtagagagtttcatttttaatgtatataatcttattgtcttgaaattttggcccaatgatttttcttaaaatttttctttcctttatctcaagtttctccatttggcctttgaatttcatgttaagtgtttctgctgcatacagtgcttctggcttaatcactgtcttgtaatgtgtaattttggacccccatgaaagggattttttgttgtatgtattttttgttagttggaaggccagttcaagtttattttttctggattccattgctttgctttccccagcattccaagtaatccattctccgagatatttgaattcttttactatttcaatcttctgttcttgaactttgaggtatttacatgagtgcttgatgtttgtcaatatcttagttttttcaggggagatgtgaagaccaattttagctgcttgtttctttagttcaaggatttgctcccgtgcttcttccattgtttcagcaaacagggccatatcatctgcaaaagcaatgcaatttactttaaggttcttctttttgcaacccagtcttataccactcttaatatttgtgttccattctctgactactttctcaagagcacaattgaacagcaacggtgagagcccatcgccctgtcgcactcccgtttttatttcaaagggttccgatagttcgcccataaatttaactttcgaaaatgtattcgtaagggtcgcttttataatattagttgttttcttatccaaacccatttcttccaggactgataacagagattctctatcaatcgagtcatatgcttttttgaaatcaatgaaggagattacgtatgtctttgcccttgatttttggtaagccatgatgtttttgaggtttagtatttgttccgaacatgatctaccctttctaaaacctccctggtattccccgattttcggatccaattgcggctctgccctgttcaaaaggactttagaaagaatcttgtacgttatatccagcagtgatattcctctgtaattgttggggtctgtcttcacaCCTTTCttatggatagggtggatgagagctgttctccattctgcggggatctcttcttctttccagatttgatcgaaaacacattttagggatgtaactgcatttttgtcagcctttttccatagttcggccactatttgattttctccggacgccttgttgtttttaagttctgagatgaccttctgtagttcttcagtcgtcggtggttctgaatccggcttctcacggttgtttggaatggattcaaatttttcaaggatgggttcacaattcaagagtttctcaaagtagcctgctagtattttgcagttttccgtgttgttgtgagcgatggtcccatttacatctcgaaattggagggtgggtgctttgtatcttgataacctttgtttgaaagttctgtaaaagctccttgtgttgtttttagcaaattcttcatcaatttggaggagagttttgttttcatgtgtcttcttaatcctttttatatttttatctaccagttttctaactgtaatgaaattcattGTGTGATCATTGTAAATAATGACTTTTTTTGAGGTTTTCTGTGCTGCGTGTTTGGAGATGATGCACATGCGTGTGTGAAGGAACACACAGTGTACTAATACATATCACAACCTGTATGGGCAAAACAAGAATAACTAATGTTGAACAAGTCTGTCTCATTAAGCCTGTTGCGGGACCCCAGGTAAGCTGCAAGCAACAGGCGTGTATACAatgtgacatatggaggtttggatcaGTCTTGGATGTGTGCACAGATAAGCAAGATGGTTAAGGTGAACACTCATGATAAGCAGGAAATGcaagtttgagtcccagtccagcacaaattttcatgtgtcaccaatagGTATGAATTCCATGCCTAACTCAGCTGGTGTTGAAAATATTCATATTTGTgacaaaattttgtaatattactaCAACTGCAGATTGTCACAAATGTCTGTTTCTTCAAACATGCatgtgtgtctgaaaacacagacattgtaataataaataatgatactTGCTTACTGTCAGTTtctttacaaagcataatataaatcaATGTAAtgaatcaaaaataaaattttattttagagTCACAACCAATAATGAACAAGGAAAGTTCTCACCTTTCAGTTTCTTGTGTAAAATGAATCATGTACAGAATGTACATGATTTTGTTGACAGAAGTCACAGTTAAAATTGTTACACTCTTATGGGACTACTTTAGAATATCAAGTTAACCCTTCTTAAAATAGAAGGAATGCTTACTGATAGCATAGTTACTTCACTCTCAGTAAAAAGGCATATATTAAGAATTAATCTTTACCAAAGTACCAACAAAATATATTGAGATCAcaatatcaacagcaacaacaTTAGAAAGACACATTTTAATGGAAGTACCTCTGAAAATATATTGTTTCCAGTGCAGCAAATGTggtatttttctttaaaatgtaATCATGTTCAAAAGGATTACttgatttaaaaaaatctgtttatgCAGTGATGTTTTATTTCAGAATAATTCTGCCATCATTAAAACTACTAATGATGACCACCCTGTAAAAGGTCTTGATCTCTGCCCTTCTCCTGTTTCATCATTATACTGTTCCCAAAGATAACCCGTGCGTTTATACtccttgaaaatattttttatcaaattTTGTCGAAGTTCATTATATATTTCTCTTGATTTCTCCATATAAGGTCCATTGATTTCACTGTAATAATGTAGTGCTCTAACAGCAAGGTAGTTCATATTAATCCATATGGGACCTCGCCAGTAAGGTGGGTCATGTTCTGTATTGTATTTCATGTATAAAGGAGAAGTTTTAGCTAATGATCTTAACCCATATTTAGTCCAAAGCAGCTCTGGACGTTTTATATCATCTAATACCTTACCAAGTTTTGGAGAATCTGGTTTCATTAATTGTAGTAAGAAGGGAAATAAGCTAACATAACCGAAATGTGAATCAACAAATTGCAGTTCTGGATCTTTCAGAACAACACGAATTTTCTCTCGTTCTTGTTGTGACTGATAAGGCTGTCCTGGTTGCCTTCCTGGTTGAGGAGGTGGTCGCTTCAGAACTACCTTGTCAGTGTGCAACCCAAAATCTGCAAATGAAGATGAGTGTTTTGACCAATGTAGTTCATCTAGAAGGGTCTCTTCAGATAAATATGAAACTGTATTCATGTACTTTGCATTGTTCACATTCAACAATTTTGCTATTTCAGCTAGAGTAGAGGATGCAGCAGCAATCCAGCACCGCAAGTCTATATGACGTTCATCTACATTGGGATGTGATGCCCTTGGATAATCATCCAAGCCAGATGTCAGTGTTTTGGGATTTATTTCTCTGTTTGTAGTTGAATCTCTACCTCTCCACCGGTACGAGCCAGGCATATCACCTACTTGTGTAGTATTAAACCATTCAAACCACACTTGCAGTCGTGGATAAAGACGTTCCAGTGCTTCCAGTCGCCCATCTTCCTCAGTAAGCTGGTATGCAAAATTTTGTAGTATAAACTGTAAAGTAATAAAAAATGTAGGTGGGTTGGCATTAGAATTTCTCTGGATAACAAATTCCTCAGGTACTTTGCTCAGAGCCTCTTGGCCTAATATTTGCTCCCGGGGTATCCAGCCTTCAACATTCATTAAATCAAACCAGTGACATATAATATCCAACTCAATATCTAGATCCCACGATGCAATGAGCAAACCATGAAAACCTTCATCCCATAAAAATCCTCTTGGGAAAAAGCTTCTAGACGGTACTGCAGTATACAAAGGAGCTTTCCAGTATGGAACAGGTCCTCTTGTGTAAGGTGACTCTACGCGGGATGCACCATAAAAGTATCCAATTCCACCAACCATATTACTAAAAGCTGCCTTTGCAAATTCTTGTTCATCTGTACCAAATCCTTTTTCCTCCAGGTGGAATGTGTTTTCAAATCTGTGACTGAAAGCATCCCTCCATATTTGTAATTCCTTAGTATAAACTGCTCCTTTCAGTGATTCTGTTCTTTCGAAGGCACTATTTGACTCAAATATAATATCTATTTCAAAAGGAGCTTTTCCAGTAATTTGTGTCACAATAAAATTTGTTGGTAGCTCATTCCCATCAGGTCCATTAAGTCTGTGTTCACCTGGAAGAACTAtccactttttatttttatatttttcactaaCAACACGAAAATTGCTTAGCAAAGTTTCTTTTAGCAGATGCAGGCCAGGAGCTGTTGTACTCAAGAATGATTCATTTTCTATTATTCCTGAATTATTAACAATCTTCAAGGAGAAACTACCTAACCCATCTGTCTTTCCTGTTACACCTGTTATTTGACTATCCGAAAACTTTTTGGGTTTGATGAAACCCTTAGTCTTTTCCTCCGTTGCAGTATACAAAAGAAGAGAAATATACTGTTGCTTCATAGTCACGtcctgaaaaaaggaaaaaaaagagttaAGAATTTTTCTTcataccacaaaaaatattttttttccatacACTCACTCAATTTTCaaacataaaagtaaaaaaaacatTAGTTTTGAGCACCAACACTTACACTACAGCCAGTGGTGTACAAACATTTCTTATTTCTATACACTTgaatatgcatatgattagcatttcagtgcaactgaACAAAGTAGATATGAGT
This window contains:
- the LOC124795349 gene encoding mannosyl-oligosaccharide glucosidase isoform X2; this translates as MARQRKPLSVESTHQKPGKKKAAEDNSKKSRGMPFVWKAVTVVCLAVAGCIGYMGYLETRVNTPYDDTKIVAKSGLEVPDRYWGSYRPGVYFGMKTRDPHSLVTGLMWYLPHMLRPDGSGIRHWCEQSDNLDRYTWTAHDGRNFGIQEIDDGPFRITTSFVKRLGGSHGGDWTARISVTTQDVTMKQQYISLLLYTATEEKTKGFIKPKKFSDSQITGVTGKTDGLGSFSLKIVNNSGIIENESFLSTTAPGLHLLKETLLSNFRVVSEKYKNKKWIVLPGEHRLNGPDGNELPTNFIVTQITGKAPFEIDIIFESNSAFERTESLKGAVYTKELQIWRDAFSHRFENTFHLEEKGFGTDEQEFAKAAFSNMVGGIGYFYGASRVESPYTRGPVPYWKAPLYTAVPSRSFFPRGFLWDEGFHGLLIASWDLDIELDIICHWFDLMNVEGWIPREQILGQEALSKVPEEFVIQRNSNANPPTFFITLQFILQNFAYQLTEEDGRLEALERLYPRLQVWFEWFNTTQVGDMPGSYRWRGRDSTTNREINPKTLTSGLDDYPRASHPNVDERHIDLRCWIAAASSTLAEIAKLLNVNNAKYMNTVSYLSEETLLDELHWSKHSSSFADFGLHTDKVVLKRPPPQPGRQPGQPYQSQQEREKIRVVLKDPELQFVDSHFGYVSLFPFLLQLMKPDSPKLGKVLDDIKRPELLWTKYGLRSLAKTSPLYMKYNTEHDPPYWRGPIWINMNYLAVRALHYYSEINGPYMEKSREIYNELRQNLIKNIFKEYKRTGYLWEQYNDETGEGQRSRPFTGWSSLVVLMMAELF
- the LOC124795349 gene encoding mannosyl-oligosaccharide glucosidase isoform X1, coding for MSLPPSCCSHVWFTGVTIHEFHHILIAVQTMARQRKPLSVESTHQKPGKKKAAEDNSKKSRGMPFVWKAVTVVCLAVAGCIGYMGYLETRVNTPYDDTKIVAKSGLEVPDRYWGSYRPGVYFGMKTRDPHSLVTGLMWYLPHMLRPDGSGIRHWCEQSDNLDRYTWTAHDGRNFGIQEIDDGPFRITTSFVKRLGGSHGGDWTARISVTTQDVTMKQQYISLLLYTATEEKTKGFIKPKKFSDSQITGVTGKTDGLGSFSLKIVNNSGIIENESFLSTTAPGLHLLKETLLSNFRVVSEKYKNKKWIVLPGEHRLNGPDGNELPTNFIVTQITGKAPFEIDIIFESNSAFERTESLKGAVYTKELQIWRDAFSHRFENTFHLEEKGFGTDEQEFAKAAFSNMVGGIGYFYGASRVESPYTRGPVPYWKAPLYTAVPSRSFFPRGFLWDEGFHGLLIASWDLDIELDIICHWFDLMNVEGWIPREQILGQEALSKVPEEFVIQRNSNANPPTFFITLQFILQNFAYQLTEEDGRLEALERLYPRLQVWFEWFNTTQVGDMPGSYRWRGRDSTTNREINPKTLTSGLDDYPRASHPNVDERHIDLRCWIAAASSTLAEIAKLLNVNNAKYMNTVSYLSEETLLDELHWSKHSSSFADFGLHTDKVVLKRPPPQPGRQPGQPYQSQQEREKIRVVLKDPELQFVDSHFGYVSLFPFLLQLMKPDSPKLGKVLDDIKRPELLWTKYGLRSLAKTSPLYMKYNTEHDPPYWRGPIWINMNYLAVRALHYYSEINGPYMEKSREIYNELRQNLIKNIFKEYKRTGYLWEQYNDETGEGQRSRPFTGWSSLVVLMMAELF